The bacterium DNA window CATCTAAATCTGAGTGAGAAACTTCTAAAATTTAAACCTGATATTATTATTTGGCCTGAAACTGCGCTAACATATGTAGATAAGTACGATGAGAAATTAATTACTAAACTCAAGAATTTTGCAAAGCATAATAATTTACATCTTCTAACAGGTGTTTGTTACAGGTCGCTCTCAACAAGTAAATTCTATAATAGTGTGTTTCTTTTTGCTCCGAATAGCGCAATAAGACAACGCTATGATAAAATACATCTCGTGCCGTTTGGTGAATATATTCCCATTAAGAACCTTTTCCCATTTTTGAGCAAAGTGGTTCCCATAGGGGATTTTGATCGTGGGAAAGAGTACACAGTGTTGAATTTTTACAGAAAAGGTAAACTAGATTCAGATCGAAAAATTAAGTTTGCTTGTACAATCTGTTTTGAAAATATATTTTCAGACTTTACTCGGCAATTTGTAAGAAATGGCGCACAGTTTCTGGTTAATGTTACAAATGACAGCTGGTTTGGTAACTCCAAAGCTCCATATCAGCATATGTCAATGTCTGTATTTAGAGCTGTAGAAAATCGTATACCAGTGATTTTCAATGCAAATACAGGTGTTTCTTGCTTTATTGATAAATACGGGAGAATAAGTAATAGAGTAAACAATAGCAAAGGCGATATCTTTATTGCAGGAACTGGTTTTGCTAATGTGTCTTTTAATAATAAGAAAACTTTTTATACAAAGTATGGAAATCTATTCGTGATATTTAACATAATTTGGCTGATAATATTGACAGGTATTTATATATTTGTTAGAATCGCCCCTCATCCTAGTCTTTTGCCCACATAGCTCAGTTGGCAGAGCACATGCATGGTAAGCATGAGGTCATCGGTTCAATTCCGATTGTGGGCTCTGTCAAAAAAAGGACTTGCAAGAGAAAAAGGATATGATATAATCCGTGGACTTATTTAAAAGCAGGAGGAAATAGAGAGATGGCGAAGGAGAAGTTTGAGAGAACGAAGCCGCATATAAATGTAGGGACAA harbors:
- the lnt gene encoding apolipoprotein N-acyltransferase yields the protein MFKISEYKNLSLSFISGILLAISFPKIDFEYGAWIALVPLFLILVNVDSKKAFTFSYVTGVVFFASTIYWISFVSTLGTVLLVLYLSLYIAVFGVLTNCLFRKLKFPLAFIAPPVWILLEFARAHLLTGFPWALLGYSQYKQITLIQSASFISVYGISCLIVLINASIADVWLFFKNRRGDWRFLICPVLSVIAVIVFFIYGNISIRTEKRESVEESIKVGIVQPNIMQEEKAEDNYSSRERVLNVHLNLSEKLLKFKPDIIIWPETALTYVDKYDEKLITKLKNFAKHNNLHLLTGVCYRSLSTSKFYNSVFLFAPNSAIRQRYDKIHLVPFGEYIPIKNLFPFLSKVVPIGDFDRGKEYTVLNFYRKGKLDSDRKIKFACTICFENIFSDFTRQFVRNGAQFLVNVTNDSWFGNSKAPYQHMSMSVFRAVENRIPVIFNANTGVSCFIDKYGRISNRVNNSKGDIFIAGTGFANVSFNNKKTFYTKYGNLFVIFNIIWLIILTGIYIFVRIAPHPSLLPT